CACATCGCCTTCAGGTGGCTTTGCGCCCTCACTTTGCCCAACCCAAAATAGGCTGCCCGGCCATAGCGGAATTTGCGGTGCAACGTACCAAAGCTTTGTTCCACCACATAGCGCACTTTCGCCAGCCGGCCGTTGCGGATTTTCTGCTCTTGACTTAACGGGCAGCCACGGTGTGCTTTTTGCATGATGCCGTCCCGCAGCTGACGTTCTATCAGATGTTGTCGGTTTTCCTGGCTGTCGTAGCCTTTATCGGCATAAACCGTCGTGTCTTGGGCTAAGTCTTCCAACAAAGGCAGCAGGTGTTTGCACTCATGAGCATTGGCCGGGGTGATGTGCAGTTTCTCGATATAGCCGTCCGCATCGGTGCGGGTGTGTTGTTTGTAGCCCAGATGGAAGCGGCTGTCTTTTTTGATCCACCTGGCATCCGGGTCTTTGCTGGGGGTGGTTTCGCCACAGACAAAGCCTTCGTCATCCACTTCTATGGCCTGACGCTGTTTGCCGCCGGCCGTCTGAATAATGGTGGCGTCAACGATGGCGGCGGATGCTTTCTCTACTTTTAAGCCCTTGTCAGTCAGTTGGCGGTTAATCAGATCCAGTAGTTCGGCCAAGGTGTTGTCTTGCGCCAGCCAGTTGCGGAAACGGCAGAGGGTGCTGTGGTCGGGAATGCAAAAGTCGTCAAAGCGGCAGAAGAGTTGGAAATCGATGCGGGTGATGAGGCTGTATTCGAGTTCGGGGTCGGAAAGGCTGTGCCATTGGCCGAGTAAAACGGCTTTGAACATGGACAGCAGGGGATAAGCTGGACGGCCGCGGTGGTCTCGAAGGTAACGGGTTCTTTGATGGTTGAGGTAATGCTCGATCGGTTGCCAATCAATCACCTGCTCCAGCTTCAGTAGAGGAAAGCGGTCGATGTGTTTGGCAATCATGGCTTGTGCGGTTTGCTGAAAGAAGGTGCTCATGAAAAATCCCCTAAATGTCTTGGGAGGGAATTTAGGGGATTGTGGGGAATTTTGCAAAGGTCTCGGCCTTTTTTGTTATTGGATAAATCAAGAAAGCTTTATGCGGAAAAAACAAGCGGTGGGCTTGCTATGGATTGCATAAATAAATATGTAGGAAAAAAAAGATTGGTATTTGGGTTTCAGTTTCAATAGACGAAAAAAATACCGCTTGAAGCGGTAGATTTATCTTTGTGGTTGCGGGGGCAGGATTCGAACCTACGACCTTCGGGTTATGAGCCCGACGAGCTACCATGCTGCTCCACCCCGCGTCAGAAGATGTGACTATACAGGCCGTCTGAAATCGTGTCAAGCGGTTTTGCAAAAATAATCGTATATATTTTTCATAGGCAAGATAATTATTCGGTATTTTATATTTTAAAAGCGCATCGGAATCGGCCCAAAGCCGGCTTGTATGCCGGTGTACACATTTTTTCAGACGGCCTTCTGTTATAATTACCGCCTTTGTTTTATTTGAGTTTTTACACACGCCATGCAGCAGCCCGACTTTACCCAAACGCTCTCCCGCGACCGCCATTTCCTGCAAAACGCCTTCAAAAACCCCAAACGCTTCGGCGGCATCGAAGCCGTGCAGAAAAAATACCAAAAATCGCACGACACGTTTTTAAAACGCCAAGCCGCGCTGCCCAAGCCGCAGTATGACGGCACGCTGCCGGTGCACGAGCGTTTGGACGACATCAAAACCGCCATTAAAAACAACCAAGTAACCATTATTTGCGGCGAAACCGGTTCGGGCAAAACCACCCAGCTTCCGAAAATCTGCTTGGAGCTCGGGCGCGGTGCGGCGGGCTTGATCGGACACACGCAGCCGCGGCGGTTGGCGGCGCGTTCGGTGGCGGAACGGATTGCCGAAGAATTGGGTAGCAACATCGGCCAAACCGTCGGCTACAAAGTGCGTTTCAACGACAACACCTCGCGCGATGCCTATGTGAAGCTGATGACCGACGGCATTCTGCTCGCCGAAACGCAAACCGACCGCTTCCTCACCGTCTACGACACGATTATTATCGACGAAGCGCACGAACGCAGCCTCAACATCGACTTTCTGCTCGGCTACCTGAAACAGCTTCTGCCGCGCCGCCCCGATTTGAAAGTCATCATCACCTCGGCCACCATTGATGCCGAGCGCTTTTCCAAACATTTCAACAACGCGCCGGTGCTGGAAGTGAGCGGTCGCACCTTCCCCGTCGACATTCTCTACCGCCCGCTGCATTCGCAAGACGAAGACGAAGCGGAAATCGAGTTGACCGACGCGATTGTCGATGCCGCCGACGAACTGGCGCGGCTGGGCGACGGCGATATTCTCGTCTTCCTGCCCGGCGAGCGCGAAATCCGCGAGGCCGCCGAAGCCCTGCGCAAATCGCCGCTGCGCCGTGATGACGAAATCCTGCCGCTGTTTGCCCGTTTGTCGAACGCCGAACAGCACAAAATTTTCCACCCGAGCGGCAGCAAACGGCGCATCGTGCTGGCGACCAACGTGGCCGAAACCTCGCTCACCGTGCCGGGCATCAAATATGTGATCGATACCGGCTTGGCACGGGTTAAACGCTATTCAGCGCGCGCCAAAGTGGAGCAGCTTCATGTAGAAAAAATCTCCCAAGCCGCCGCGCGTCAACGCTCCGGCCGCTGCGGCCGCGTATCCGCCGGCATAGCCGTGCGCCTGTACAGCGAAGAAGATTTCAACGAGCGCCCCGCCTTTACCGACCCCGAAATCATCCGCAGCAATCTGGCCGCAGTCATCCTGCGCATGGCCGCGTTGAAACTGGGCGATGTGGCGGAGTTTCCTTTCCTCGAAGCACCCGACCAGCGTTATATTAATGACGGGTTTCAGGTGTTGTTGGAATTGGGGGCGGTGGAGGAAGTGCCATCGGAAAACAGATAAGCAGTTTGAAAAAGCCGTCTGAAAAAATGAATTTCAGACGGCATAATTTATGATTTAGAGTCTGTTCAGTAATCCAAAATCTTTCTGCTGTTGCTCATTCGTGTCGTTATCAGGAAACAAGGTTGAAGCAAGATATGATTCTACTAATTTCACGATATATTTGACTTCATCTATTTTGGTTGTCATAAATCCGATCGGCAAAGTAACAGGATAGCCATTTAATTTGGCGTGATAACACACCGCTGTAAATTCATCTTCTAAAAACAAAATTTCGGTATTGCCATTCAAAAAACCTTCGCAAAATCCATACAGATTTTTTTCTGAAAGACCTTTAAGCTGGCGTTCCCATTCTTGTTTTTCACGATTATTACGTCCAGCAGGCAATGGCAAATACAAGCGAAAATCTAATTTATTTTTGGATTCATCCACTAACTTTTGGATTTTATCGTGGATTTTTCGCTGTTTTCCCCAATAAATATCGCTTGGTGCAAGCCAATAGCATTTTTTAGATTGTTTTTTATCTAACTTATTCAAAATCTGATTGATTTGCTTAAACATTGGCTCTTGATGATAAATCTGCCCCAAAAAATATAAACCATTTTTTTGTTCGTATTTTTGGTAATTTTCTAAAAACTCGGCAAAATCTAAACGTCCGCCAAACAGCATTCTTAACGTATCGTCATCGTCAAGCTCATTCATGCTTTTTCGTAATTCTTGTAAATTATCGCCGCGTTGAAATTGCTCGATTTTTGCTGTAATCGCTTGTTGAATATTATCCTGATGAATAATGGTCGGTACATCATGCCGTTCTTTCGCTTTGCCAGTTTCAGGCAGCAATTCAAATTGTTGCGTGAAACGAAAATAGAATGGCTCACCTTTGGTTTCAATCGTATCTACTTTATAGAGAGCAATATCTTTGTCATTTAAACTAATAATTTCATCTTCCATTAATTGACGAAAACGGCTTTGAAACACTTTTTGAGCAATGTCTTTTTGTTCAGACAGCACTTGAGCATCGATTTCTAATTCAATCGCTTGTTGCCAAGTTGTGTCGCAATCGGCTTTTTTCAGAAAATTATTATCTAATAACTCCATGCGGTATTCGCTGCCAAACTCTTTTAGTGTGGGAATTTGCGGTGAATCACCACTAAATAAACGCACTCCTTCGGCAGATAAAGCAATCAAGCCATCATCTTGCCAAGTAATCCATTTATTTTGTTCCAAATCCGCCAATGCCACTTCGGTTTCATGCTGGCTGAAACCGAAATATTGGGCGATTTGTGCAGGTTTGCAGGGGGTTAATTTCAATAATCGCAGCAAATATTCACGAATAAACGCCACACCTTTGTTGCTCATATAGGAGAAAACAATTCGTAAACGCGGCGCTTTGATCACAAAATCAATTTGATTGTAAGGTATTGATTGTTCAGTCATTTCTTTATTCCTTTGTTGGCAAGTGATTTGAATTGGTATTGCCCTGATTTGGCGTTTTTCTTAATGTAATTTAATACTTTGCTTAATGGCGTTTTGGCGTTTTTCGGATGTTCCCACACAGCCGCCGCTCCAACAATAATCAATTTATCCATCGCACGCGATAAGGCAACATTAATACGATTTGGCAAATACAAAAAGCCTGTGCTGCATTCTTTATCATGGCGAGAAAGCGACAAAATAATCACGCGATTTTCTTTACCTTGATAGCTATCCACACTGTCAATTTTGACCAAATCACGGAAATTGCTGTCCCATGTTTTTTGATTAAACATACTGCGAATGAGTTTTTTCTGTTCAGCGTACATACAAATCACACCAATGGCTTGCTCGTTTTTCGCCAAACATTTTTGGACGATTTCGCTTTCCATAAAGGTTTCATCGTTGGCCATATCATTTAACAAACCAATAATAGTATCGGCTTCTGCACGATTGGAAAAACTACTTTTATTGGCTTGATGATAGGAGTTAGGCAATTTGCTTGTGTCTAACCACGTTACGTTATTTTGGAAATATTCAGGCAGCCTGAAATAAATATTCGGCACATTTTCATCGGTTTTGCCATTTTCTAGAACGCCATCATAAAAACAAGCTGACACCAAGCTACCGATTGCAGGTGCCATACGGTATTGCGTTTTCAACGTGGCGCAAGTTTGTTTGCCGTATTTGGATTGGAATACTCGTTCAAAATCGCTGCCTAATGCTTGGTCTAATTCTTCGCCACGCACAGAAATGCCCAAACGGCGTGCCAACGCATTTTTATGTTCAGTAGAGTACAAAGGTGGTAATTGTTTGTGGTCGCCCACTAGCAAAATTCGCTTGCCTGATTGCATGGCGATTGCCAACTCACTAGAAATAGAACGAGCCGCTTCATCTACAATCACCCAATCATACAAATTCTCCGCAATACCAATGTGTGGCTGGCCAATCCCCACACACGTCCCCACAACCAACTGACGCGAACGCGCTAAAAATTCATCGTAATTGGTACGGTCGTTGGATAAGGCTTCCAGCATATTTCGCGTTAAACCAATCAATTTGCCTGCCTGAATACTTTCGGCGGGCTGAACATTGTGCTTGACATCTAATTCCTGAACCAATTTCGGCAAAATATCTTGAATAGCCAACATATTATCCACAATATTCAATGCTTTTGCCTGTTCACGAATCGCGCGTTCAATATCTTTACGCATGGCTTTTTCATCTTCATCAGCCGTTTCATCTGATGATGAATTATTGACAATTTTTTCATATCGGCGAATTTGTTTACCAATGCCAAATTGAATTTCAGCACGTTCCAGTAAATAACTTTCAGGCAGCCCCATTGCTCGCCCCATTTGGCGAATATTGTTAATTTTATTCACTTCTAATTGTCGGCGTTTTTGTCCAACCAAGTTAAACGAAAACACATCTTCCAACGTTTCAGAATCCGCCACTTCGCGGTTACTGAATCGCACAATATCCAACGACGTACCTAAACGCTGACAGTGTTTGCGAATACGCTCGGCAGCCGTATTGACCGCTTCATGTGATTGACTAACTAACAGAATATTATTTACTTTTTGCTTTTCAAATAAATAATGCACAAATGCAGCGATAAATTCTGTTTTACCCGTCCCGGGCGGACCTTGCAGCAACGACAACGGACCATGCGAAATCAAACGTTGAAAGGCTTGGCGTTGTGCATCATTCAAACTAATGGTCTTATTGTTATCATCTTGGCGGTCGTATAAGGCAAAATCTTCATCGCTTACAATGATTTTGTAATCGTGTGCGGGCTGTTCACAATCTTCATCAAAATATTGCACCAAATTTTTAATCACACTTTCATTATCCAAAATGCGTTGTAAGGCATTTTTACGGCGTTTGAACGATGCTTTGTTTTGCACACTTTGCAGATAAATGGGCGTGCCTTCCGTGATACGATTAGCGGCATTGCCCAATTTTTTAGATTTCAAATGCAATTCTTTTAAGTTGCTTTTGGCAATATCTACCGTGCCGTATTTAAATTCTTTGTCGGTTTTATCATCACGTCCAATCGCTTCAACAGTTTCATCTTTTTTAAATTGTTCGGTTGGGTCAATTTCGCCTTCGTAGGGAATATAAATTTCGTCATTTTCCGTTTTTTGCAAATCATCACTAGCGGAAATAGACGGTAAGGATTCTGTTTCCGTATTTAAAATGGCTTGCCATAAATCATGGATTCTTGGACGTTCTGAAATAATTTTAGGCTCTGTTGCCGTTTCTGAAATGGTTTGGCCATCAATAACTTTTATTGGCAAAATTTCATTTTCAGGCTGCCTGAAAATATGTTTGGCAATAAACTGCCCAATCAAATGGTTAAAAGATTCATGGTTGGCTAAATACTGATTTAATTCATTTAAATTGCTGCTTCTTCCAGAAACAATTTTTAAGCTAATGGGTAAACTTAATTCACTATTTTCTTTATCATTTCGACTAACGTAATTACGAGATATAGGAGCGATGCCATGCGTTAATTTTTTCTCATTGATTGAATAAAATAATTTGGCAATACCGCCCAAACCAATCAATTTAATCAACACATCGTCTTTTTTGCTTTTCTCAAATTGCACAAACAATTCGCCATTTTCAGGATAAATCGCGACATCATCAAACGAATCACGTCCGCCAATGTCAATCTCAATCATCGGCACACTTGGTTTCGGCGTTAAGGCAGTCTGAAAACGTGCAAGCGAAATAAAACCCGATTTTTTATCGCTGTTTTCCAATTGCACCACTTCGGCAATATCGGCAAACTTTTCAGACGGCATATTCCACGCCACACCCAACAATTCACACGCCATTTTCATCACGGCAAAATTGTCGCGTTGTTTTTCCGTTGCATTATCAAAAACTGGGGAATACTCCGTATTAAATAAAGTTTCGCCATTAGCGACAAAATCTAAAATATCCAATAAATATAATTGGCTATTTTCTTCATGAATGGCAATAAAAACATTTTCAGGTTTTAAATCTCCATGCGTAAAACCCAAACTGTGTAGATGTTCAATTGCATGCAATAATTGATTGATTAAAAATAATTTATGATTTTCGGTTAAGTTGTCCAATCGGGCGATTTCAGACCATGTTTGCCCATCAATAAATTCACTTACGGCAAACAAACTGCTTGATTTTCTAGCAATACCGAAATTATGAATTTTAGGCAAATAATCAGGGGAGATTTGTGTCAGTTTTGCCATATTTTCCAGCCAAACCAAAGCCACACGCGCAGCGTTGCTGTCTTGTTTCGGATCAGTTCCCAGCCATGCCTTAACTAGCATACCATTAGAGCGATAAACTTCTTTTTCGCTAGTTTCTACAATAAAATTATCATCTTCTCGATAAGCACGAGAATGGCTAATCTCTTGATAAAACTGTTCTAATTTGCCAAAATCAAACGCAAAATCCAATGATTGTTCAGGTTTCGCCTGATTAAACGCATCTAAAAACGTACCTGCATTTTTAAAAGGCGTATTTGACAATGCCGTACGCAAAATAGCTGCATACCACGTTGTTTCATTTGGCAAAGTTTTTGCCATTTTTTCCAAGCTGGCAGGGGAAATACGTTCTGCATTCATCAAATGCCACGCCAAAACCGCCAAAGAACGCACATCGTATTGATATGGCGTAGGTTTAATGTCGTCCGAGAATGGAAAAATGATTTTCGCCAAATCGCCCGATACTTCCAAAAGTTGACGAATATCGCCCACTGTTTGCTCGGACGAAAAATAAGCAGTCGCAAAACCCGACAAACTGATTTTATCGTCAGCCGACAACCAAATACTATGTTCGCCCAAATCACGGTGTGCAATGCCGATTTTGTGCAATTTGGTGAATTTATCCAATAAAATCTGCACCAAACCCAAACGCCGTTCTTCATTCAAGTTTTGGATACTGTGTCCGCCGACAAACTGATTAAACCGTTTTTGCTGCGGATACAATTCAAATAAGTCGATATGTTCAGCCGTAATTTTGCCCTTTTGCGGCATATTTTTGTAATTCAGACAGGCATTATACAAATCTGGATTATACGATTTGATGTGCTGCAAAACATCGTATTCACGACTAACCAAGCGGTAACGCCCGTCAGGCGTTTGTGCTTGCGGATTATCAATTCGGGTAAAATCCCAACGGCGAAGCAAAGCAATGTCTTGCTGCTTTTTATTTTCTGATTTGGCGAAAAATTCGCGGTAAATTCCTTTCGGATGTTGGAAATCGGGTTGGTCAAAGATTGATTCGGCAGAGTATCCGCCGTAACTAATGGTTCTAGGCTTGACTTTGTCCGTGCCAAAAATTTTATTATCAAAAATAGCAAAATCTTGATTTAAAGTCCTACTATTTGGGTGCGGACGAAATCGTTTATTAAACTGATGTTCATCTTTTAATGCCAAAAAATCTTTTAAACTCAATACATGTAGTTTTTCACTTTCGGGTAATTGACTCAAATCCGCATTACCTGTCATCACCACTAAAAATTCAACGTGTGGACGGTAGCCTTTATTCGTAAATTGATGTTTAAATTTTTCTAATTTTTTCTCTAGCAAAAATTTCTTATCCCGGGTTACTGAAACAGGAGAACGCCCACGGTCTTGATTGCCTAAAAACCATTTATCGTTTTGCGATGTAATTACCCCATTATTCCAATCTTTCAATTCCACAATCAAAACATTGCAATGCGTAACAATAACTAAATCAAACTCGCCTTCCTTTGAACCATCAACAAAACGAAAGCCCGAATAGCCCTGCCAAGGGAACATGGATTGCAAGCTTTTCAAGGCTTCAAATCCTTTTCCCTTAACTTTATTGTTGCTTGAAGCGGCCTGAAAGGCCTGCTTCATCTTTGCAATCGCTTCAACTTCATGAGCGATTAAGCCGCCCCCCCAATCTTGTACTTTCATAAGTTACCTCATAGTAAATATCAGTATATTTTATCAAATTAGTGCTGTACCACACCCATACAACGGCACATTCACCAACCAATCCTGTTCCCGATAATCCGCCATAGAAAACCGCACCGCCCGCTCGGGCTGAAACCGTTCCACATACACTTTCAAACTTTTGGCTTTCAAATTTTCTTCCGCTTTCACTTCAATAGGAATGACCGACTGCCCGCGTTGCAGCACAAAATCCACCTCCG
Above is a genomic segment from Neisseria weaveri containing:
- a CDS encoding AAA domain-containing protein, whose translation is MKVQDWGGGLIAHEVEAIAKMKQAFQAASSNNKVKGKGFEALKSLQSMFPWQGYSGFRFVDGSKEGEFDLVIVTHCNVLIVELKDWNNGVITSQNDKWFLGNQDRGRSPVSVTRDKKFLLEKKLEKFKHQFTNKGYRPHVEFLVVMTGNADLSQLPESEKLHVLSLKDFLALKDEHQFNKRFRPHPNSRTLNQDFAIFDNKIFGTDKVKPRTISYGGYSAESIFDQPDFQHPKGIYREFFAKSENKKQQDIALLRRWDFTRIDNPQAQTPDGRYRLVSREYDVLQHIKSYNPDLYNACLNYKNMPQKGKITAEHIDLFELYPQQKRFNQFVGGHSIQNLNEERRLGLVQILLDKFTKLHKIGIAHRDLGEHSIWLSADDKISLSGFATAYFSSEQTVGDIRQLLEVSGDLAKIIFPFSDDIKPTPYQYDVRSLAVLAWHLMNAERISPASLEKMAKTLPNETTWYAAILRTALSNTPFKNAGTFLDAFNQAKPEQSLDFAFDFGKLEQFYQEISHSRAYREDDNFIVETSEKEVYRSNGMLVKAWLGTDPKQDSNAARVALVWLENMAKLTQISPDYLPKIHNFGIARKSSSLFAVSEFIDGQTWSEIARLDNLTENHKLFLINQLLHAIEHLHSLGFTHGDLKPENVFIAIHEENSQLYLLDILDFVANGETLFNTEYSPVFDNATEKQRDNFAVMKMACELLGVAWNMPSEKFADIAEVVQLENSDKKSGFISLARFQTALTPKPSVPMIEIDIGGRDSFDDVAIYPENGELFVQFEKSKKDDVLIKLIGLGGIAKLFYSINEKKLTHGIAPISRNYVSRNDKENSELSLPISLKIVSGRSSNLNELNQYLANHESFNHLIGQFIAKHIFRQPENEILPIKVIDGQTISETATEPKIISERPRIHDLWQAILNTETESLPSISASDDLQKTENDEIYIPYEGEIDPTEQFKKDETVEAIGRDDKTDKEFKYGTVDIAKSNLKELHLKSKKLGNAANRITEGTPIYLQSVQNKASFKRRKNALQRILDNESVIKNLVQYFDEDCEQPAHDYKIIVSDEDFALYDRQDDNNKTISLNDAQRQAFQRLISHGPLSLLQGPPGTGKTEFIAAFVHYLFEKQKVNNILLVSQSHEAVNTAAERIRKHCQRLGTSLDIVRFSNREVADSETLEDVFSFNLVGQKRRQLEVNKINNIRQMGRAMGLPESYLLERAEIQFGIGKQIRRYEKIVNNSSSDETADEDEKAMRKDIERAIREQAKALNIVDNMLAIQDILPKLVQELDVKHNVQPAESIQAGKLIGLTRNMLEALSNDRTNYDEFLARSRQLVVGTCVGIGQPHIGIAENLYDWVIVDEAARSISSELAIAMQSGKRILLVGDHKQLPPLYSTEHKNALARRLGISVRGEELDQALGSDFERVFQSKYGKQTCATLKTQYRMAPAIGSLVSACFYDGVLENGKTDENVPNIYFRLPEYFQNNVTWLDTSKLPNSYHQANKSSFSNRAEADTIIGLLNDMANDETFMESEIVQKCLAKNEQAIGVICMYAEQKKLIRSMFNQKTWDSNFRDLVKIDSVDSYQGKENRVIILSLSRHDKECSTGFLYLPNRINVALSRAMDKLIIVGAAAVWEHPKNAKTPLSKVLNYIKKNAKSGQYQFKSLANKGIKK
- a CDS encoding IS5 family transposase — encoded protein: MSTFFQQTAQAMIAKHIDRFPLLKLEQVIDWQPIEHYLNHQRTRYLRDHRGRPAYPLLSMFKAVLLGQWHSLSDPELEYSLITRIDFQLFCRFDDFCIPDHSTLCRFRNWLAQDNTLAELLDLINRQLTDKGLKVEKASAAIVDATIIQTAGGKQRQAIEVDDEGFVCGETTPSKDPDARWIKKDSRFHLGYKQHTRTDADGYIEKLHITPANAHECKHLLPLLEDLAQDTTVYADKGYDSQENRQHLIERQLRDGIMQKAHRGCPLSQEQKIRNGRLAKVRYVVEQSFGTLHRKFRYGRAAYFGLGKVRAQSHLKAMCVNLLKAANRIGVSVAA
- the hrpA gene encoding ATP-dependent RNA helicase HrpA, encoding MQQPDFTQTLSRDRHFLQNAFKNPKRFGGIEAVQKKYQKSHDTFLKRQAALPKPQYDGTLPVHERLDDIKTAIKNNQVTIICGETGSGKTTQLPKICLELGRGAAGLIGHTQPRRLAARSVAERIAEELGSNIGQTVGYKVRFNDNTSRDAYVKLMTDGILLAETQTDRFLTVYDTIIIDEAHERSLNIDFLLGYLKQLLPRRPDLKVIITSATIDAERFSKHFNNAPVLEVSGRTFPVDILYRPLHSQDEDEAEIELTDAIVDAADELARLGDGDILVFLPGEREIREAAEALRKSPLRRDDEILPLFARLSNAEQHKIFHPSGSKRRIVLATNVAETSLTVPGIKYVIDTGLARVKRYSARAKVEQLHVEKISQAAARQRSGRCGRVSAGIAVRLYSEEDFNERPAFTDPEIIRSNLAAVILRMAALKLGDVAEFPFLEAPDQRYINDGFQVLLELGAVEEVPSENR